One genomic window of Dunckerocampus dactyliophorus isolate RoL2022-P2 chromosome 7, RoL_Ddac_1.1, whole genome shotgun sequence includes the following:
- the LOC129185047 gene encoding transmembrane protein 158, translated as MLNKCPTLLLALAAVTGLVQRCQGWSDEDLLLPPINSSNRFLANLEVDVRLSKRSVEGSEASPDTASLQTLSQCNVSVQRLLPASLVARWDSSFGFQCDVLIYTTNNHGRAFFSASFNRAISPVVIEHLGTTGGQQELRLCVGCGLSRYRRIGPGRQRGQQSGDQVNFCCVDFSLDELKGDKSWRLNRKPIESTLVACFMTLVIIVWSVAALIWPVPIIAGFLPNGMEQRRPR; from the coding sequence ATGCTGAACAAGTGTCCGACCCTCCTGCTGGCTCTCGCCGCGGTGACCGGACTTGTCCAGCGATGCCAGGGCTGGAGCGACGAAGACCTGCTCCTGCCGCCCATCAACTCCTCCAACAGGTTCCTGGCCAACCTGGAGGTGGACGTGCGCCTGTCCAAGAGGTCCGTGGAGGGGAGCGAAGCCTCTCCGGACACTGCCTCCCTACAGACGCTGTCCCAGTGCAACGTGAGCGTCCAGAGACTGCTGCCCGCCTCGCTGGTGGCCCGCTGGGACAGCAGCTTCGGCTTCCAGTGCGATGTGCTCATCTACACCACCAACAACCACGGAAGGGCTTTTTTCTCCGCGTCCTTCAACCGGGCCATCTCTCCTGTCGTCATCGAGCACTTGGGGACCACCGGGGGTCAGCAGGAGTTGAGGCTGTGCGTGGGCTGCGGGCTGTCCCGCTACAGGAGAATCGGCCCCGGCAGGCAAAGGGGCCAGCAGAGCGGGGATCAGGTCAATTTCTGCTGTGTGGATTTCAGCCTCGACGAGCTGAAGGGTGACAAAAGTTGGAGGCTGAACAGAAAGCCCATCGAGTCGACACTTGTGGCTTGTTTCATGACTCTGGTCATCATCGTGTGGAGTGTTGCTGCTCTCATATGGCCGGTTCCTATCATTGCAGGCTTCTTGCCTAATGGGATGGAGCAGAGAAGGCCCAGATGA